A segment of the Dietzia lutea genome:
TCGTGGTGCCCAAGGGTGGCGCGGCCGACGATCCCCCGGGCGGACGTCGAGGTGGACGTCGACCTCGAGAGTCACCTCGACGACGGCGCCTACCTGTGGGGCACGCTGCTCACCCTGCGGGACGGGCGGCCGCTCGAGGATGAGGGCTACCGGCCGTTCGTCACGTGGTCCCGACTGCCGGACGCCGACGAGGGGCGGGCGTTCGCGGAATTCTGGCGCTGGCTCACCGGGATACGGGACCGGGCGGCAGGGCAGGGGCGCTCGTTCCGCGCGTACTGCTATTCACGGGCCGCCGAGAACGGCTGGCTCCTCTCCTCGGCGGGCAGGTTCGGTCCGGAGGGCACCCTCGCCGTCGTCAAGGGGGTCCCCGGCGTCGCCGAGGTGCGGCGCTTCATCTCCTCTCCACTGTGGGTGGATGTTCACGAGGCCGTCGCCACCCAGTTCGTCTCCACGTCAGGCCTGGGTCTCAAGGTGGTCGCGCCGGTCGCCGGGTTCACCTGGCGGGATCCCGAGGCGGGCGGTGAGGCCTCGCTCGGGTGGTACCGGGACGCGCAGGCGGCCCGGGGCGTCGAACGCGACGCCGGGCGCGAGCGGATCCTCGCCTACAACGAGGACGACGTCCGCGCCACGCGGGCCGTGCGGGAGTGGATCACGAGGTTCGGCTGAGTCGGCGCCCGTGACCGGCGAGTATCGGCGTCCTCTTATCCGCCCCGGCGCCGGCCCGTCCGGCGGCGAGCGACCGCGGCGGGGCCCGAAACGGCGCTGCGCTCCCCACTCGCCGTGTGGGAGAAAGGATCTCGGCGCTTAATCTAACTAAGATCTAACTGAGTTCACGCCGTATGTCACCTGAATCCACGGATAAGGTGAGGCGTGGTCCGCATCTCACTGTTGGTGTTGTAACAGCGTTTTGGCGGGCCAGGCAGGCCCCACCCGGGGTGGTCCGGCTACGAGCCTCCGCGCCTGGGAACCCCTTTCCACCCGAGGAGACGTAAAGATGACGTTCACCACCCGCAAGGCCGCTGCCGTCGCAGCCGCCGCCGCACTCACCATGGCCGGTCTCCCCGGCGTCGCAGGAGCCCAGACCGGCGGCCTGGATTCCGGCAGCCTCGGCCTGGGTCTCCGATTCGCTCGAGGGCGGGTCGCTGGAGATCTTCCCCGAGGACAACGCCACCGGCGAGGGGTCCCTCGACACGTCCGGTTCCACCCTGCTCGGCGAGCCGACCACCGGTTCCTTCGCGCCGCTGACCGGCTCCCTCGCCGACAACGGCTCGGTCGACGTCCTCACTCCGGCCGAGGGCACCGGATCCGTGGACACCTCCGGCT
Coding sequences within it:
- a CDS encoding TM0106 family RecB-like putative nuclease, giving the protein MARPTIPRADVEVDVDLESHLDDGAYLWGTLLTLRDGRPLEDEGYRPFVTWSRLPDADEGRAFAEFWRWLTGIRDRAAGQGRSFRAYCYSRAAENGWLLSSAGRFGPEGTLAVVKGVPGVAEVRRFISSPLWVDVHEAVATQFVSTSGLGLKVVAPVAGFTWRDPEAGGEASLGWYRDAQAARGVERDAGRERILAYNEDDVRATRAVREWITRFG